A genomic region of Cannabis sativa cultivar Pink pepper isolate KNU-18-1 chromosome 1, ASM2916894v1, whole genome shotgun sequence contains the following coding sequences:
- the LOC115708045 gene encoding eukaryotic translation initiation factor 3 subunit D has translation MVSAGFEVGVVPFNPDGWGPMEATSTSAASSNLPLNVPFAPFSRSDKIGRIADWTRNFNNQSRPKNQPSDSAFDFSNDDSFPGYADDDASFRLVDGKPPPRPKFGPKWRYQQQRQLPQRRDEEVEARKREAEKERARRDRHYNNNRSNVNQFRREAAVFKSSVDIQPEWNMLEQIPFSTFSKLSFTVPEPEDLLLCGGLEFYDRSFDRTAPKNERRLERFKNRNFFKVTTTDDPIIRRLANEDKATVFATDTILSSLMCAPRSVYSWDIVIQRVGNKLFFDKRDGSQLDLLSVHETSQEPLPEAKDDINSAYSLSVEAAYINQNFSQQVLVRDGNKVTFDEPNPFANEGEEVASVAYRYRRWKLDENMHLIARCEVQSVVEVNKQRSFLTLNALNEFDHKYSGDWRQKLESQRGAVLATELKNNANKLAKWTAQALLASADLMKLGYVSRVHPRDHFNHVILAVVGYKPKEFATQINLNTSNMWGIVKSIVDLCMKLKEGKYVLVKDPSKPQVRIYEVPSDAFENDYVEEPLPEDEQVQPLAENADVEAATDAAVDVEDKPIEAEA, from the coding sequence ATGGTTAGCGCCGGATTTGAGGTGGGAGTGGTTCCTTTCAACCCAGATGGCTGGGGTCCCATGGAAGCAACCTCCACGTCCGCCGCCTCTTCTAATCTCCCTCTCAATGTACCTTTTGCCCCATTCTCTCGCTCTGACAAAATCGGCCGAATCGCTGATTGGACCAGAAACTTCAACAACCAATCCAGGCCCAAGAATCAACCCTCCGATTCTGCCTTTGATTTCTCCAACGACGATTCATTCCCCGGGTACGCCGACGACGACGCCTCCTTCAGATTGGTCGACGGCAAGCCTCCCCCGCGCCCCAAATTCGGACCCAAGTGGAGGTACCAGCAGCAACGGCAGCTCCCTCAGCGACGCGACGAGGAGGTCGAGGCACGGAAGCGAGAGGCCGAGAAGGAGCGCGCCCGCCGCGACCGTCATTACAACAATAACAGGTCCAATGTCAACCAGTTCAGGCGTGAGGCGGCCGTGTTCAAATCATCTGTGGATATTCAGCCGGAGTGGAATATGCTCGAGCAGATTCCCTTCTCAACTTTCTCCAAGCTCTCCTTCACTGTTCCCGAGCCGGAGGACCTTCTTCTCTGTGGAGGCCTAGAGTTCTATGACCGGTCGTTCGATCGGACTGCTCCGAAGAATGAGCGCCGTCTTGAGCGGTTCAAGAATAGGAATTTCTTCAAAGTCACAACCACTGATGACCCAATTATCCGAAGGCTTGCTAACGAGGATAAAGCCACCGTCTTTGCGACTGACACTATTCTGTCCTCTCTTATGTGCGCGCCCAGGTCGGTTTATTCCTGGGATATTGTGATCCAGCGAGTTGGGAACAAGTTATTCTTTGATAAAAGGGATGGGTCGCAGCTTGATTTGCTTTCTGTTCACGAGACCTCTCAGGAGCCTTTGCCCGAGGCCAAGGATGATATCAATTCTGCCTACTCTTTGAGTGTTGAGGCTGCTTATATCAACCAGAATTTCTCGCAGCAAGTCTTGGTTAGGGACGGCAATAAGGTCACCTTTGATGAGCCTAATCCTTTTGCTAATGAAGGGGAGGAGGTAGCTTCGGTGGCTTACAGATACAGAAGATGGAAGCTTGATGAGAACATGCATCTTATTGCTAGATGTGAGGTTCAGAGTGTTGTTGAGGTCAACAAGCAGAGATCTTTCCTCACCTTGAATGCTCTTAATGAATTCGATCACAAGTACTCTGGTGATTGGAGGCAGAAGTTGGAGAGTCAGAGGGGTGCGGTTTTGGCTACTGAGCTTAAGAACAACGCTAACAAGTTGGCTAAATGGACTGCACAAGCCCTTCTGGCCAGTGCAGATTTGATGAAGTTGGGATATGTTTCGAGGGTGCATCCTCGTGACCATTTCAATCATGTGATTTTGGCTGTTGTTGGATACAAACCAAAAGAGTTTGCAACTCAGATCAATCTCAACACTTCAAACATGTGGGGCATTGTGAAATCTATTGTGGACTTGTGTATGAAGTTGAAAGAGGGCAAGTATGTTCTCGTGAAGGATCCTTCTAAACCTCAAGTTAGAATTTATGAAGTGCCGTCTGATGCTTTTGAGAATGATTACGTTGAAGAGCCACTGCCCGAGGACGAGCAAGTACAGCCTCTTGCGGAAAATGCTGATGTTGAGGCTGCAACTGATGCTGCAGTTGATGTTGAAGATAAGCCAATTGAAGCTGAAGCTTGA
- the LOC115708047 gene encoding uncharacterized protein LOC115708047: MTMLPLCSATPTCSSHSQTPFHGGGGLLRPSFETRCDLEYHVFGSSMNIQRDFIRTNAANAKSVSLNLVNEHSCSDVSEHLNCNYSHMGSGFELKYIQNSDLSPTDIGIVDYAGLLDAKEKALAASVEPEAVLPIDLAPEPLLSGLPSASLDVKGFEEFANEVSQTFSDSINKGENALKSSLETFNSSISSIIQGANDAVDSAFGKAFSSFDQTGELAGDKLTNLSSGLKETTGRAAVVAVDVLRSTIVAVENALANGTSFAVSSYQSAKESFPPEVRDTLNLSEERATEILTPAKIAFQKVYIAIEGFEKTLGFDPNDPIVPFVLLAGTSATLWVFFWVSTYSGYAGDLSPQLTLEVLTGKENAVLIDIRPEVLRERDGIPDLRRAARYRYASVTLPEIDGSMMKLFKNGRDLEDSLTAAVIKNLKIVQDRSKVVVLDADGSRSKGIARSLRKLGVKQPYLVQGGFQSWVKQGLRFKELKPESTLTILNEEAEAILEAINPSPVQALGYGVGLAAALYGLLEWEKTLQFIGVVGIGQTIYRRVASYEGAEDFRRDVKLLLAPVRLGSQAFTWAAEKLETNGIGLPTSPSSSAVQNRVLQAAAKHESKPSDAEGVADSSSEVTMAGSEKVDLSEA, from the exons ACACCCTTTCATGGAGGGGGAGGATTATTGCGTCCCTCTTTTGAGACCAGATGTGATTTGGAATACCATGTTTTTGGATCATCAATGAATATTCAAAGGGATTTCATCAGAACCAATGCTGCTAATGCAAAATCAGTCTCTTTGAATTTGGTTAATGAACATTCTTGTTCAGATGTGTCTGAACATCTTAACTGCAATTATTCCCACATGGGAAGTGGCTTCGAACTGAAGTACATCCAAAACTCAGACCTTTCTCCCACAGATATTGGAATTGTTGACTATGCAGGCCTCTTAGATGCAAAAGAGAAGGCTTTGGCAGCATCAGTTGAACCCGAAGCTGTTTTACCTATCGATTTAGCCCCCGAACCTTTACTTTCCGGGCTTCCTTCTGCCTCATTAGATGTAAAAGGTTTTGAGGAATTTGCTAATGAGGTTAGTCAAACTTTCAGTGATTCAATAAACAAAGGTGAGAATGCTCTGAAAAGCTCACTAGAGACTTTCAATTCATCAATATCATCCATCATTCAAGGTGCTAATGATGCGGTTGATAGCGCCTTTGGTAAAGCCTTTTCATCTTTTGATCAAACTGGAGAATTAGCTGGTGATAAACTCACCAACTTGTCAAGTGGCTTGAAGGAAACTACAGGCAGAGCAGCTGTTGTTGCTGTTGATGTGTTGAGAAGTACAATTGTTGCAGTGGAGAATGCTTTAGCAAATGGCACTTCGTTTGCTGTTTCTTCATACCAGTCTGCCAAAGAATCCTTTCCTCCTGAGGTTAGGGATACACTCAACTTATCTGAAGAGAGAGCAACCGAAATCTTGACACCTGCCAAGATTGCTTTTCAAAAG GTTTATATTGCTATTGAGGGTTTTGAGAAAACTCTTGGCTTTGATCCAAATGATCCAATCGTTCCATTTGTTTTGTTGGCTGGTACCTCTGCCACTTTATG GGTCTTCTTTTGGGTGTCGACATACAGCGGTTATGCGGGAGATTTGTCTCCTCAATTGACTTTGGAGGTCTTGACAGGGAAAGAGAATGCTGTGCTCATTGATATCCGACCCGAG GTTTTGAGAGAAAGAGACGGCATTCCTGATCTTCGTCGAGCAGCTCGTTATCGCTATGCTAGTGTCACTCTTCCTGAG ATTGATGGATCAATGATGAAGTTGTTCAAGAATGGAAGAGACCTTGAAGACTCCTTGACTGCTGCTGTTATTAAAAACTTGAAGATTGTCCAG GACAGATCCAAGGTTGTAGTTCTGGATGCTGATGGTTCTCGTTCTAAAGGAATTGCAAGATCCTTGAGAAAACTTGGGGTTAAG CAACCTTACTTGGTTCAAGGTGGGTTCCAGTCTTGGGTGAAACAAGGTCTCCGGTTTAAGGAACTCAAGCCTGAGTCAACACTTACCATACTCAATGAG GAAGCCGAGGCAATTCTAGAAGCTATTAATCCGTCTCCAGTACAAGCTCTTGGATATGGTGTG GGTTTGGCTGCAGCATTGTATGGTCTATTAG AGTGGGAAAAGACGCTACAATTCATTGGCGTCGTTGGCATTGGTCAG ACCATTTATCGCCGGGTGGCTTCTTATGAGGGTGCTGAAGATTTCAGACGAGATGTGAA GCTATTGCTTGCTCCTGTTAGACTTGGATCTCAGGCGTTCACATGGGCAGCCGAAAAATTAGAGACGAATGGCATTGGACTACCAACATCTCCATCTTCATCGGCTGTTCAAAACCGGGTTCTTCAGGCTGCTGCAAAGCATGAATCTAAACCATCTGATGCAGAAGGTGTAGCTGATTCATCTTCTGAAGTCACAATGGCAGGGAGCGAGAAGGTAGATCTATCTGAAGCATAG